GTCGTGCTCCAACCGGAGAAGATCGTGCCGTCCGGAACCGAGTTCAGTTGGATGAGAGAAAAATCGCCCCGCGCCACGCCCGTCCCCGTCAGGTAGTGCGCGCCTAGTGTTCGTTGTGCGTCCCGCCGGCTGGCTGGCGGACCGTTGCACTCCGTCGTCTGGTAAAGGAAAAATGCCTGCACCGTGCGCGCCACGGTTTCCGTGCTGACGCAGTGGTCCGCCGTCAGGAAGTACGGGATATTGTTTTCCGGACGCGAGTTCATCACCGTCCCGGAGCAGACGAAGCTGTTGCCGTCCTCCTCGAACACGATGTGCGCCACCGAGCGGGCCGTGTTCGCCCATTCCGGAAAGCATGTGACGTCCAGGTGGCACGGCGCCGCGGCGGCTTTCACCGCCGGCGATGCCATCGCAGCCAGCGGGCCTTGAAACAGCGGCGAGTCCCCGAACAGATGCGATACGGCGGCGATCCGGAAAGGCGGCTCGCTCGCATTCACCACGGCCGTCCCCGGCGCCGGCTGGTACTCCACGACGACCCGCGAAGAGAGCACTACGTCGCTCCAGAAATCGCCGTCGCCATAGAGGCCGCGGTCCGTGTAGGGCCCGTGGATCTCCGCGTCGGCGCCACTGCCGTCGTGAACCCAGACCGTCCCTTCGCCGACGTTGAACGCGGTGAAGTGCACGCGCAGGCCGGCCGCCTCCGGAGACTCGGTGGCCCAGCGCCAGAGCTTTCCTCCCCCATCGAGCGTCTCCCATCCTCCCGTGCGCAGAGCCGCCGGACTCAATGCCCGGTGCACGCCCGTACGTGGAGCGATCGTCTTGCCGATGGGCGCGATGTCGGCCGGCGCGAGCGGCTCCATGCGATAGGCAACGGGCGCGCGCATGCTGTGTATCCGGGAGGGTAGTGCGGCTCTGCGCGCCGTGGTCTCCTTCGCGCGGTAAACGCGCGGACCAAGCGTGACATCCTGTGCGTTGGCGGTGAACGCTGCCAGTAGCAGCGCACTCAGGGCGGCGGGCTTTTGCATCCTCATAATTCGGCTCCTCCCATTCTCGGCGATTTGCCGGGAAAGTTGATACTCGCTATCAGGGACGCGGAGGGCGTGGAGGAGGGGTGCGATTCCGCCCGGGAATTAACACGATAGAATCGGGTCCATGCGGCACGTTCAACAATGTCTTCCAGTCGCCATCGCGGTCGCGCTCTGCGCCTGCGGCGGCGGTACCTCTTCCGATCGGGACGCGGCCGCACGGCGCGAGGCCGAGTTCGAAAAGCTGCTCACCAACGCCACGCTCGAAGGCCGGTTCACTTCCTCACGCAGCGGTGAGCTCAAGGAGGACAAGTACACCATCTCGAGTGTGACTCGCCTTCCCGGCGGTATCTGGACCATCAACACCCGGATCCAGTACGGTGATCATGACGTCACCGTGCCGGTGCCGGTGAAGGTGGTGTGGGCGGGGGACACGCCCGTGATCACGCTCACCGATCTCGACATCCCGAAGATGGGCACGTTCACCGCGCGGGTGATGTTCTTTCGCGATCGCTACGCCGGGCTTTGGTGGCACGGCAGCCAGGTGGGCGGCCAGATGTTCGGCCAGGTCACGCACGGCGATGCCGCGCCCGCCTCAGAAGAAAAGACGCAGCCCTAGCTGCACCTGCAACGGCGTTCCCACCTGAGCGTTGTTGCGATCGTAGCTGCCGTCCGGGAGCCGGAGCCGCAGAAAGCGGGGGTCCTGCGCGACGGCCTGTCCGTTGGCGGGGTTGATCCCGGGTCCGTAGACACCGCCGAAGAGTCCGCCGTTGGCGCCGCTGTAAACCACGTTGTCGATGTTGAACAGGTTGAAGAACTCCACCGAAAATTGCACCTTGCGCGTGTCCCCGCCCAGCGGGAAGTTCTTGAGGATCCGCAGGTCGTCGTTGTACACCGCTCGATTTCGGAACGAGTTGCGCTCCAGCCGCTGACCCGGCGCCGACATCGGACGGTCATTGTTGCCGAACTCTTCGTTGCTGTCGGAGCCGGTGGTCGGGTTCACCGGCAGCCCGCTGCGGGCGCGGAAAATTCCCGAGATATCGAACCCGAATGGCAGCGAATAGACGAAGTAGCTGGTCCACTGATTGCGGATGTCGTTACGCGAGTACCCATAGTCCGCGTGGAAGTTGGAAGGATCGTCGTAGTTAAAGCCGCTGGCGTCGCGTTCCGTGTCGTCTTCGGAATAATTCTGGCTCCGGGTGTAGAAACCTCCGAACTGAATCTTTCGAGTCCGGTATTGCGCCGACAACGTAAGGCCGCGATACATGGAACGGGCCGAAGAGGCGCGCACGGTAATCGAGCCGAGGTTCGGCAGCGGACGGCGCGCGCCGCTCCGTAGACCGTAATTGAGGCGACCATCGGTGGCGCGCAGTGTCGGAGCCGGAAGATTGTAGTCCTGGTTGCGCTGCAGATGCACCGTATTGACAAGATTGAACTGCGCCCCGACGAGGAAGTTGCTGAATACCTCGTGGTCAACGCCAAGCCCAGCCTGGAAAGCCCGCGGATTCTGAAAATCCGACGCCGCGGCAAGCACGCCGATGCCGGCGAACGGGTCGCGGGCGTTGCCGCCTAGCGCCAGCGCCGAGGCGCGTTGCACCGTCTCCACCGGGATAACCGGCAGCTGCCCGAGCGCGGTCTCGTTCAGGTCCACGCCTACGGCCAGCAGTTGCTGGTATACGCTGCGGCCGTTCACCGGCGCCAGCGTGATGCTTACGTCGCCGGGCGGCAGCCGGAAGTTATTCGTCGGGCCGGCGAAGACGATGAGCGGAGTTGACGCGTAGAACAGACCCGTGTGTCCACGAACGACCGTGCGCCGCGAGCCCGCTGTGGGCGTCCATGCGAAACCGAAGCGCGGCATGAACTGCGCCGTGTTGTCGCGGATCTTCGTCGGATCCACGGTCATCCCGTTCGGGAATCGGAAGCCTTTGATCTGGCTCACCACCGCGTCGTTGTTCGAGTCCGCGGCCGGGTTCCATTGCCCCTCCCAGCGGAAGCCGAGATCGAACGTCAGCCGGCCGTTCACCCGCCAGCTATCCTGCGCATAGGCGGCGGCCTGATGCATGTTGAACTGCGCTTCCAGATTGCCGAGCTGCCGCGAGTAGGTCACCGACGGATCGTCGAAGCGGTTGGCCACTGCTCCGCCGGTCGAGAGAATATCGAGCACCGTATCGACGTTCGAACCGGCGATCGAGAACGCGCCGAACTGGTTGAAACCGAATGTCTGGAAGGTGGTGATGTAGTTGTAGTCGAAGCCCAGCTTAAGCGTATGCGGGCCGCGACTCCAACTCAGCGCGTCGTTGAACTGGATGCGCTTGTCGTCCTGCACCGTGGGCAGGAAGTTCCGCGCGCCGAACGTGCCCACCGTGCTCGACACCTGCGGCGTGGCCGAATTGGAAAGCCGCGGCCGTTCTTCGTAGCTCGCGCCGATCCGCAAGTCGTTGAACAGCGTCGGCGAGATCAGCCGCGTGTACTGCGCGGCGCCGTTGTGGATGCGGTCCTTCTCGATCCCGTCGTTCGAGAAGGCGCGATTGGTGAACGGGCTCAGCCCGCCGCCTACCGATACCGCGTTGTTCGCCGTGGCGTCGGAGAAGTTGTAGCGTAGCGTCAGCCGGCTGCCGGATTCGGATTGATGGTCGGCGCGTCCGGTGAACGCCAGCGCGTCGTTGGTCTGCGGAAAGGGGCGCTGCTCGGAGTTGAAAAAGTCGAAGGCTTCCTGCGTGGCGGCGGTGGGAGCGCGGCCAATCAACTGGCTGAAGAGCACCTGCCGGGGCGTGGAGGACTGCTGCCCCTCGAAGGCGCCGAATACGAAGAGACGATCGGCGCGAATGGGACCGCCCGCCGAGCCACCGTACTGGTGCAGTGTCTCGAGCGACGAGATCGACTGCACCGGGTCCTGCTTGCCCAGCTCCTTGTGGCGGATCTGGTAGAACGCGTCGCCATGGAAGTTGTTCGTGCCGGACTTGGTGATCGTGTTCAGCACGCCGCCGGTGGAGCGGCCGTATTCCGCCGTATAGCCGGTGGTGACCACCTGGAACTCCTGGATCGCGCTCTGCGGGACCGTGATGATCGCATTCGATCGTTCCCCGCCGCGGATGCCGCCGAAGAATGGCTGATTGTAGTCGGCCCCATCGAGCATGATGTTTGAGTTGATGCCGCGCTGGCCGGCGAAGGAAAGCTGGCCGCGCTGCGGGTCCACCTGCACGGTGGGCGTGAGCTGCGCGAAATCCTGGAAGCGGCGGCCGTTGATCGGCAGGTTCGTGATCGCGTTGTTGCCGACGGTGGTGGACGGCACGGGCATATCCAGGTTCAACAGCGACGCGCCGACCTCGACGACAGTAGTGGTCGCTTGAACCTGCAGCACGATGTCGATGCCAAGCGTTGTCCCCACCGCCACCTGGAGCCCCTCGACCGTGCTTTCAGCGAAGCCCTGCGCGTTCGCCGTCACGGTGTAGGGGCCCGGGTCGAGCAGCACGGCTCGGAACTGCCCGGTCTCGCCGGTCTTCATTTCACGCTCCAGCCCCGTCGCGGTGTTTTTCACCTTTACCCCGGCATTCGGCACCACCGCCTGATTGGCGTCGAAGACCGTGCCGGATATCTGGCCTTTGTTTGCATCCGATTGAGCCCAAAGGGCGGCGGCGAGGAAGAGGACAACTGGAAAATAGGGGCGAACCATCCGTGAACTCCTGAGCGACAGATTCGATTGAATGTCCCGAGTCTAGCCGAGCAATGTGAAATCCACGTGAAGCCTCTACCTAGAAGTAGGAGTTTTCATTTAGGGGGGAGTTCAGTATGCTGAGGTTCGGGGCTTGCCCAAGGCCCCTGAGACGAAAGAACCGCACGGAAGGAGACTACAGATCATGTTCGACAAACTCAAGAAGGCTGCCACCACCGTCGGGGGAGCGATCGGGGATGTCGCCGACAAGGCCGGCGACGTGGTCGGCGATGCCGCCAAGGCCACCGGCGGAGCCGCAAGGGCGGTCTACGAAAAGGGGGCCGACGTAGCCGGCGATGTTGGCGGAGCCGTCTCTGACGGCGCGGGCTCAGCCTTCGACAAGGCGAAGGACCTCGCGGGTGACGCTGCCGAGGGCGCCGGCAAGGCATACGACAAAGCCAAGGACCTGGCCGGCGACGCCGCCGGCGCCGTCAAAGACAAGCTGAGCTAGCGAAACTCGAGAGCAACAGCGCCAGAACCGGGCGCCATCGACTCCTGGAATCCACGCAGAATGTCGACGGTGCCCGCGTATCCGGCGATGTCGGAGTAGCCGCGCACCGAAGCCTCCGGGCTCCACCGGTAGTAGCCGAGCGGGAGCGTTTGTCCCCGGCCCAGGGTGAGGTGAAGCCGCACGCCGTTGACTTCGAGCAGCTTCGGAAGCCGCGTGTTGTTCGTGACGGTCGGCGCGTACCACGCTTGGCCTTTGACGACGTTGGTGATCTCGACGTCCGCCGCGCCCCGATCCTCCGGAACCGCGATCGTATCTCCGAAAGCCTCACCGAGCCTGCCACCAGTATCCGGACGCGCGGGTTGCAATGCGGTCCACCTCACGCTGGCGCCGCGCGGCACGGCGACCGGTTCGGTAACTCCGGCCGCGATGCTCGCCACGGACCGCTCATTCACTTCGATGATCACCGCCGCGGCCAGCCGGTTGGCGATGCTGAGGACCACGGTCTTGCGGTTCGCATCCGCCCGCCCGATGACGTAATCCCGCTTCAGCCATTCCCCGCCGACGTAGGACCACAGCCGCGCGTGTAGCGGCGCCCCGTCGAGCGCGATGTTTTCCACCGTCGCGCTAGTCTTCTTGCCGGTATTCGCCCCGAAGATATCGCCGCCGCCGAGCGACGTGCCCACCTCCAGCCGGTATTCGTCCACCTTCACTCCCTCGGTCCACCGGAACTCCACCCTAGACTGCGTGATCGTCGAGTTCGCGGCCGGAGAGACCAGCGTCGCCGCCTCCACACGGTCGCCGCTGTCGGCGATGAAGGTGGCGTCGGCGGCTTCCCAACCCGAGTCGAGCCGCGTAAGAAGGCGCACGTAGACGGCGCGCCCGTCTCGCGGCAGGTTGTCGACAGCCGCATTCGTCGCGATGCCGGTGGACCGGTCCAGGATCTCGCTCGATCCGAGCGAGCGTCCCACGAGAATCCGGTATTCCCGCGCGCCCACTCCTGCGCTCCAACGGAAGTCGACCTTGTCGGCCGGAAGCGTCGCGCCTGGACGCGGGAAAGCGATTCGTGCCGATCGCAGATCTTCGAGCCACGGCTCGAGCGCCGCGTAGCCGGCCACGAGGCGTCCGTAGTAGACCACCAGCCGCGGCGCTTCGCACAGCAGCCGGTCCTGCTCTTCCGGGATCGGCGAATAGGAAGGCCCCGCGCTCAGGATACCGACGACCTGCCGGTTCTCATTGATCAGCGGCGACCCGGAAGATCCGCCCTGCGCCTTGCCTTCCGTCAGGTGAACCGCGTAGTACTTGTCGCCCGGCGCGTACTCGGCCTGCAATTCGCCGCCCACCACAATCCCTTCGTCCTTCACACGCTCCCCGAAGCTGATGCGCTTGAACGACGCCGCGGGATGGTGGATGCCGACGAGCTTGGCGCCGAGCTCGGGCTCGGTGGTCGTCCAGCCGAAGAAAAACGCCTTCGCCGGCGCGGCGCTCAACTGCAGCAGCGAGTAGTCGCCATAGGGCACGTTGTCGCTGTCGAGGTACGACGCGCCCAACACATTCTCGACTTTCGAAAAGTCCGGCGCGTCCCCGCCGCAGGCCGCCGTTTCGTAGAAGAAGTTCGCTTCCACCGTCCGCGCCACGGTGTCGCTCGAAACGCAGTGATCCGCGGTGAGGAACAACGGTTTGCCCGAGTTGCTGCGGGAGTTGATCAGCGCTCCGCTGCAGGCCGAGACGACAGGCCCGTCCACGAACAGAAACCGCGCCACGCCCGAGGCCGCCTGGCGCCATTCCGGGAAACAGCTCACGTCGAGATGGCAGGCGGCCACTTCCCTGCCCGGCCCGGCCTTGGCGAGGCTCAACGTCGAGCCGCCCGCCTCCGGCGCCCCACGCGGCGCAAGCGCCAGCGGACCCTCGGGCGTCAACGGCGCCGCCATGTCTTCCCAGATATGCGTAATCCCGGCGATGCGAAACGGCAGCGTCTCGGCGCGGAGACCGTCCGCGGGCATGTACTCAACCTGCACCCGCTCGCCCGCCGTCGCCCCGGCCCAGAACTCGCCGTCGCCGAACAGCCCGCCGCCTGTGAATTGCTGCGCCTGTTCCGGGTCGCTGTATAGAAATAGCTTGCCCTCGCCCAGATGGACCTTATCGAAGTGGACTCGCAGCATGCGTGCGCCCGTGGCGCGAATCCCCAATCGCCACAATGCGCGGCCGTCCGGCAAAGTGACCCACTCGCCACCTTCGCCGGCGTCCCAGGGGAGATCGCGGACACGGCCCACCGCGACCTTTCCGAAGTGCGCGTAGCCTTCCGGCGCCGACGCCGCATCCGGCGCGATGGCCGGCAGCGTCAGGTCGCGCGAGTCGCCGAGCCGAGCGGCGATCCCAGGCACCTCGAGAGACGAGGCGGCGCGGTGGGCCGGAACCGACTTCCCACGGTCGAAGAACCGGCCCTCGACGGAAACGGGCTCGGCCGATGCCAGCTCTACCGGCGTCTGCGCGAAGCCCGCGGCTCCAGTGATCACAAGGACTGTCAATGCACGATGGAGTTTCACATCCAATCGTTCGGGCGGCGGCCGGAGCTATGGCATCGGGAGATCGCCCGAGGGACCGGCGGAGAGAAGTCCTACGCGGGGTCGGAGGCTGTCTTATGCCTTGCGCTGCAGGGTCTGCGGATCCCACTCGCAAACCTTGTGCTCGAAGTAGGAGTGGTTGCACAACAGCGCCGGACCCGCCGTGCGCAGTCCGAACTCGGCGTCCTCGAAGAACGGCTTCCGCGACCGCACCGCCGCGTAAAAATTCTTGTGGTGTTCGAGGTGCGGAACGTGTTCCCGCGGCGGCGTGAATACGTCTTCCTTCTCCGGACGCATCGCATCCGCCGAAGGCTTGCGTTCCGGGAAGCGCTTGTGATAGTCGGCCAGAAACTTCTCCTGAACGTCCTTGGGAAATGTGCCGACGGTGTAGCCGGGCTCGGCTTCGCGAGGTTTTCTCGACAGCGTGAGCGTGTTGTAGCCAACAGTCATGACGCCTTCGCTCCCAACGAAGCGCAGCCCGAACGATTCCCGATTCACGCCCCCCGAGGCGAAGTTCACCCGCAGCGCAAGGGTGAATTCGGGATGGGCGGCCGTCTTCGGATAATCCACCAGCGCGATCGTGACGTCCGGCACGTCACGCTCATCGTTCCAGAAACGAATGCCACCGGTGGCGTATACGCGATTCGGCCCGAGCGACCGGGTGACCACATGCAGCCCGGTAAGCAGGTGCACGTACAGATCGCCGGCCACGCCGGTGCCGTAATCCTGGTAGTTGCGCCAGCGGAAGAAGCGCTTCGCATCGAATGGACGCTTCCTGGTGTTGGAGACATATGTGTTCCAGTCCACGCGTTGCGCGTTGGCGTCGGGCGGAATCGAGTACTGCCACGCGCCGATCGCGGTATTGCGGTCGAGCCAGGCTTCCACCATGTTCAG
This DNA window, taken from Bryobacteraceae bacterium, encodes the following:
- a CDS encoding trypsin-like peptidase domain-containing protein, giving the protein MITGAAGFAQTPVELASAEPVSVEGRFFDRGKSVPAHRAASSLEVPGIAARLGDSRDLTLPAIAPDAASAPEGYAHFGKVAVGRVRDLPWDAGEGGEWVTLPDGRALWRLGIRATGARMLRVHFDKVHLGEGKLFLYSDPEQAQQFTGGGLFGDGEFWAGATAGERVQVEYMPADGLRAETLPFRIAGITHIWEDMAAPLTPEGPLALAPRGAPEAGGSTLSLAKAGPGREVAACHLDVSCFPEWRQAASGVARFLFVDGPVVSACSGALINSRSNSGKPLFLTADHCVSSDTVARTVEANFFYETAACGGDAPDFSKVENVLGASYLDSDNVPYGDYSLLQLSAAPAKAFFFGWTTTEPELGAKLVGIHHPAASFKRISFGERVKDEGIVVGGELQAEYAPGDKYYAVHLTEGKAQGGSSGSPLINENRQVVGILSAGPSYSPIPEEQDRLLCEAPRLVVYYGRLVAGYAALEPWLEDLRSARIAFPRPGATLPADKVDFRWSAGVGAREYRILVGRSLGSSEILDRSTGIATNAAVDNLPRDGRAVYVRLLTRLDSGWEAADATFIADSGDRVEAATLVSPAANSTITQSRVEFRWTEGVKVDEYRLEVGTSLGGGDIFGANTGKKTSATVENIALDGAPLHARLWSYVGGEWLKRDYVIGRADANRKTVVLSIANRLAAAVIIEVNERSVASIAAGVTEPVAVPRGASVRWTALQPARPDTGGRLGEAFGDTIAVPEDRGAADVEITNVVKGQAWYAPTVTNNTRLPKLLEVNGVRLHLTLGRGQTLPLGYYRWSPEASVRGYSDIAGYAGTVDILRGFQESMAPGSGAVALEFR
- a CDS encoding carboxypeptidase regulatory-like domain-containing protein, whose protein sequence is MVRPYFPVVLFLAAALWAQSDANKGQISGTVFDANQAVVPNAGVKVKNTATGLEREMKTGETGQFRAVLLDPGPYTVTANAQGFAESTVEGLQVAVGTTLGIDIVLQVQATTTVVEVGASLLNLDMPVPSTTVGNNAITNLPINGRRFQDFAQLTPTVQVDPQRGQLSFAGQRGINSNIMLDGADYNQPFFGGIRGGERSNAIITVPQSAIQEFQVVTTGYTAEYGRSTGGVLNTITKSGTNNFHGDAFYQIRHKELGKQDPVQSISSLETLHQYGGSAGGPIRADRLFVFGAFEGQQSSTPRQVLFSQLIGRAPTAATQEAFDFFNSEQRPFPQTNDALAFTGRADHQSESGSRLTLRYNFSDATANNAVSVGGGLSPFTNRAFSNDGIEKDRIHNGAAQYTRLISPTLFNDLRIGASYEERPRLSNSATPQVSSTVGTFGARNFLPTVQDDKRIQFNDALSWSRGPHTLKLGFDYNYITTFQTFGFNQFGAFSIAGSNVDTVLDILSTGGAVANRFDDPSVTYSRQLGNLEAQFNMHQAAAYAQDSWRVNGRLTFDLGFRWEGQWNPAADSNNDAVVSQIKGFRFPNGMTVDPTKIRDNTAQFMPRFGFAWTPTAGSRRTVVRGHTGLFYASTPLIVFAGPTNNFRLPPGDVSITLAPVNGRSVYQQLLAVGVDLNETALGQLPVIPVETVQRASALALGGNARDPFAGIGVLAAASDFQNPRAFQAGLGVDHEVFSNFLVGAQFNLVNTVHLQRNQDYNLPAPTLRATDGRLNYGLRSGARRPLPNLGSITVRASSARSMYRGLTLSAQYRTRKIQFGGFYTRSQNYSEDDTERDASGFNYDDPSNFHADYGYSRNDIRNQWTSYFVYSLPFGFDISGIFRARSGLPVNPTTGSDSNEEFGNNDRPMSAPGQRLERNSFRNRAVYNDDLRILKNFPLGGDTRKVQFSVEFFNLFNIDNVVYSGANGGLFGGVYGPGINPANGQAVAQDPRFLRLRLPDGSYDRNNAQVGTPLQVQLGLRLFF
- a CDS encoding Gfo/Idh/MocA family oxidoreductase, whose protein sequence is MQANDTIQIALIGAGGMGSGDATYALQIPGVKLVAVADLYDGRLERAKERWGAGIATTRDYREVLARKDVDAVIIGTSDHWHSRISIDAMNAGKDVYCEKPMVQKIEQGHEVVAAQKKTGRILQVGSQYASSMVFHKAKELMAAGAIGSLNMVEAWLDRNTAIGAWQYSIPPDANAQRVDWNTYVSNTRKRPFDAKRFFRWRNYQDYGTGVAGDLYVHLLTGLHVVTRSLGPNRVYATGGIRFWNDERDVPDVTIALVDYPKTAAHPEFTLALRVNFASGGVNRESFGLRFVGSEGVMTVGYNTLTLSRKPREAEPGYTVGTFPKDVQEKFLADYHKRFPERKPSADAMRPEKEDVFTPPREHVPHLEHHKNFYAAVRSRKPFFEDAEFGLRTAGPALLCNHSYFEHKVCEWDPQTLQRKA